From one Nonomuraea polychroma genomic stretch:
- the istB gene encoding IS21-like element helper ATPase IstB, with protein sequence MTSPTPPALPDELDRLLRRMRLPYLRKAAPDVLATARAQRWDPAEVLRILIHEEVTGRDAATRRLRRTSANFPTGKTLASWRPEESSIPEPTQNALATLEWIGRAENLVIAGPSGTGKSHFTEGLAHAAIEKDLRVAWFTLETLTTTIGKAKVDGSIARTVARICRADLIVIDDIGLLPAGTDAAEAFYRIIDAAYERRSIAITSNIHPSGFDTIMPKTLATASVDRLLHHAHLVLTKGDSHRLAEALAGKGVTPLT encoded by the coding sequence ATGACCTCGCCCACCCCACCGGCTCTGCCCGACGAACTGGACCGGCTGCTACGCCGGATGCGCCTGCCCTACCTGCGCAAAGCCGCCCCCGACGTGCTGGCCACCGCCCGCGCGCAACGCTGGGACCCCGCCGAAGTCCTGCGGATTCTCATCCACGAGGAGGTCACCGGCCGCGACGCGGCCACCCGGCGGCTGCGCCGCACCTCGGCCAACTTCCCCACCGGCAAGACCCTCGCGTCCTGGCGACCGGAGGAGTCCTCCATCCCCGAACCCACCCAGAACGCCCTGGCCACGCTGGAATGGATCGGCCGGGCCGAAAACCTCGTGATCGCCGGCCCGTCGGGCACCGGCAAATCGCACTTCACCGAGGGCCTGGCCCACGCGGCCATCGAGAAGGACCTACGCGTGGCCTGGTTCACCCTGGAAACCCTCACCACCACGATCGGCAAGGCCAAAGTCGACGGCTCCATCGCGCGCACCGTCGCCCGCATCTGCCGCGCCGACCTCATCGTCATCGACGACATCGGCCTGCTCCCGGCCGGAACCGACGCCGCCGAGGCGTTCTACCGGATCATCGATGCCGCCTACGAACGCCGCTCGATCGCGATCACCAGCAACATCCACCCGAGCGGGTTCGACACCATCATGCCCAAGACCCTGGCCACCGCCTCGGTCGACCGGCTCCTCCACCACGCCCACCTGGTCCTGACCAAGGGCGATTCCCACCGACTCGCCGAGGCTCTGGCGGGCAAGGGCGTCACCCCGTTGACCTGA
- the istA gene encoding IS21 family transposase has protein sequence MKIFEAYDLTKTVHSAAQLSGADPKTVKRYVELRQLGLNPYERAARPKLIDPFLEKIEEWVEASKAKIRADVAHDKLVAMGYRGSPRSTRRAVNAAKAAWRAGRRRTYRPWIPEPGMWLQFDWGEGPRVGGRRTWLWCAWLAWSKFRVVIPVWDCTLGTLVSCLDSTLRRIGGAPTYVLTDNAKTVTSDHVAGIAVRHPQIVAAGRYYGCTVETCVPYDPESKGGVEATVRLAKADLVPTEANLRSEYGSFAELAEQCRTWCEKINARRHRGSGQVPAEQLLIEQQALHVLPAEPFALALGEQRIVYDDQTISFASVRYSTPPGHIDTKVWVRVVGEELVITARAVGGELAEIARHRVSVPGNPQILTQHYPHHPNGRSVHQPKPRPRSEAEVAFLGIGPGAKRWLTEAGPAGAVRIRAKMARAVELAAVLGAERVDEALGLAAIAGRFADDDLPAIVDHLSDHRAVGELVRADETHSAQPGTASWQALGQ, from the coding sequence ATGAAGATCTTTGAGGCGTACGACCTGACCAAGACCGTCCACTCCGCCGCGCAACTGTCCGGCGCGGACCCCAAGACCGTCAAACGCTACGTCGAACTGCGCCAGCTGGGCCTCAACCCGTATGAGCGGGCGGCCCGGCCGAAGCTGATCGACCCGTTCCTGGAGAAGATCGAAGAATGGGTGGAGGCGTCGAAGGCGAAGATCCGCGCTGATGTCGCCCACGACAAGCTGGTCGCGATGGGATATCGGGGCAGCCCCCGCTCCACCCGGCGGGCGGTCAACGCCGCCAAGGCTGCGTGGCGGGCCGGGCGGCGGCGCACCTACCGGCCGTGGATCCCCGAGCCGGGCATGTGGCTGCAGTTCGACTGGGGCGAAGGCCCGCGGGTCGGCGGGAGACGCACCTGGCTGTGGTGCGCTTGGCTGGCCTGGTCGAAGTTTCGGGTAGTGATCCCGGTCTGGGACTGCACGCTCGGCACGTTGGTGTCGTGCCTTGATTCGACGCTGCGGCGGATCGGCGGCGCCCCCACCTACGTCCTCACCGACAACGCCAAGACGGTGACCAGCGACCACGTCGCCGGGATCGCGGTGCGGCATCCGCAGATCGTCGCCGCGGGCCGGTATTACGGCTGCACGGTGGAGACCTGCGTGCCTTACGATCCTGAATCCAAGGGCGGGGTGGAGGCCACCGTCCGCCTGGCCAAGGCGGATCTGGTACCCACCGAGGCCAACCTCCGCAGCGAGTACGGCAGTTTCGCCGAGCTGGCCGAACAATGCCGGACCTGGTGCGAGAAGATCAACGCCCGCCGGCATCGCGGCAGCGGCCAGGTCCCCGCCGAGCAGCTGTTGATCGAGCAGCAGGCGTTGCACGTGCTGCCGGCCGAGCCGTTCGCGCTGGCGCTGGGCGAGCAGCGGATCGTCTATGACGACCAGACCATCAGCTTCGCCTCGGTGCGCTACTCCACCCCACCCGGACACATCGACACCAAGGTCTGGGTGCGTGTGGTCGGCGAGGAACTCGTCATCACCGCCCGGGCCGTCGGCGGGGAGCTGGCCGAGATCGCCCGCCATCGAGTGTCTGTCCCGGGTAACCCGCAGATCCTCACCCAGCACTACCCGCACCATCCCAATGGGCGCAGTGTCCACCAGCCGAAACCGCGGCCGCGCAGCGAGGCGGAGGTCGCGTTCCTGGGCATCGGGCCGGGCGCCAAGCGGTGGCTGACCGAGGCCGGACCAGCCGGAGCCGTGCGCATCCGCGCCAAGATGGCACGCGCCGTCGAACTGGCCGCGGTGCTCGGCGCTGAGCGTGTCGATGAGGCACTCGGCCTGGCCGCGATCGCCGGCCGCTTCGCCGACGACGACCTGCCCGCCATCGTCGACCATCTGAGCGACCACCGGGCCGTTGGCGAACTCGTGCGCGCCGATGAGACGCATTCGGCTCAGCCCGGCACCGCCTCCTGGCAGGCCCTGGGCCAGTGA
- a CDS encoding tyrosine-type recombinase/integrase — MRQTSANRTGEVSKGTGEDQDTRGHPPGILVAISRDSTGRPPGVFHGRRHPHPWSSGRCGCEQLWISRQLTRVGGQLLHRETTRTEDSTASLPLFGLCVSALRHRQRVQEARKVAGDQWKTSDVTFTTRTGTPIEPRNFNRAFESHYRRAGVPRIRVHDTRHTCASLLAALDVHPRVAMRILRHSQISMTMDVYTQIPSPETHAPVTGVSTGNEPREITMIDYTTRWSLPRGNQVVPSPWQATPFSSLGEGGAVGDQQRAA; from the coding sequence ATGCGGCAAACATCAGCAAACCGGACTGGAGAGGTCTCCAAGGGGACAGGCGAAGATCAGGACACCCGAGGCCATCCACCGGGAATTCTCGTGGCCATCAGCCGGGACTCAACTGGCCGCCCACCAGGAGTCTTCCATGGCCGTCGGCACCCACATCCCTGGTCAAGCGGTAGATGCGGGTGTGAACAGCTCTGGATCTCACGCCAGCTCACGCGAGTCGGAGGTCAGCTGCTCCACCGGGAGACGACCAGGACAGAGGACTCAACCGCCTCACTGCCGCTCTTCGGCCTCTGTGTCTCAGCGCTCCGGCACCGCCAGCGCGTCCAGGAGGCCCGTAAGGTGGCCGGGGACCAATGGAAGACCTCGGACGTGACGTTCACAACTCGGACGGGTACGCCGATCGAGCCGCGGAACTTCAACCGGGCTTTTGAGAGCCACTACCGGCGCGCGGGCGTCCCACGCATCCGCGTGCACGACACCCGGCACACCTGTGCCTCGCTCCTGGCGGCCCTCGACGTTCACCCGCGTGTGGCTATGCGCATCCTGCGGCACTCGCAGATCTCGATGACCATGGATGTCTACACCCAGATCCCCAGCCCGGAAACCCACGCGCCGGTCACCGGGGTGTCGACGGGGAACGAACCAAGGGAGATCACTATGATCGACTACACGACCAGGTGGTCCCTTCCTCGTGGCAACCAGGTGGTCCCTTCTCCCTGGCAAGCGACGCCCTTTTCTTCCCTTGGCGAGGGAGGGGCTGTTGGTGATCAGCAGAGAGCGGCTTGA
- a CDS encoding DUF4265 domain-containing protein → MSRFACGRPAAGAQNASPRSSQLRDPGDIYVATSGDTHLAVDKRLSRDTARVANVPFLQDGVAEGDVVRFITDEDGLHWACERAEASGNCTVRVLPVPDGPLGRSAQAVHEQLAPFGLGGGILQLGAPPGRLHRAS, encoded by the coding sequence GTGAGTCGTTTCGCATGCGGCAGGCCCGCAGCCGGGGCCCAGAACGCCTCCCCAAGAAGTAGTCAACTCCGCGACCCTGGGGACATTTACGTGGCCACCAGCGGCGACACGCACTTGGCCGTTGACAAGCGCTTGAGCCGGGACACAGCCCGTGTGGCGAACGTCCCATTTCTGCAGGACGGGGTCGCCGAGGGCGACGTGGTGCGCTTCATCACCGACGAAGACGGTCTTCACTGGGCCTGTGAGCGGGCGGAAGCGTCGGGCAACTGCACGGTCCGGGTCCTCCCGGTGCCCGATGGACCGCTGGGGCGAAGCGCACAGGCCGTACACGAGCAGTTGGCACCGTTCGGCCTGGGCGGGGGAATCCTTCAGCTCGGAGCTCCCCCTGGTCGCCTTCACCGTGCCAGCTGA
- the istB gene encoding IS21-like element helper ATPase IstB: protein MTAASVPALAADLDSGLRRLKLSTIRRLAPELLVTARTQRWNPEEFLRTLIDAELAARDESNARARMKAAAFPVIKTIEEFDIAASSIPQASFDYLASLEWIRAAENYCAVGPAGTGKSHSLIAFGVAAIQAGHKVRYFTAAELVETLYRGLADNSVGRVIENLLRADLVIIDEVGFAPLDDTGTQLLFRFVAAAYERRALGIGSHWPFDQWGRFLPEHTTAVSLLDRLLHHSIVVVTEGESFRMRQARSRGPERLPKK, encoded by the coding sequence ATGACCGCCGCGAGCGTCCCCGCTCTGGCCGCCGATCTCGATAGCGGGCTGCGCCGGTTGAAGCTGTCCACGATCCGCAGGCTGGCGCCCGAGCTGCTGGTCACCGCCCGCACCCAGCGCTGGAATCCCGAAGAGTTCCTGCGCACCCTCATCGATGCCGAGCTGGCCGCCCGTGATGAGTCCAACGCCCGGGCGCGGATGAAGGCCGCCGCCTTCCCGGTGATCAAAACGATCGAGGAGTTCGACATCGCCGCTTCCTCGATCCCTCAGGCGAGTTTCGACTACCTGGCCAGCTTGGAGTGGATCCGCGCGGCGGAAAACTACTGCGCGGTCGGCCCGGCCGGCACCGGCAAGTCCCATAGCCTCATCGCCTTCGGCGTTGCCGCCATTCAGGCCGGGCATAAGGTCCGCTACTTCACCGCCGCCGAACTCGTCGAGACCCTCTATCGAGGGCTGGCCGACAACTCCGTCGGCCGCGTGATCGAGAACCTGCTGCGCGCCGACCTGGTCATCATCGACGAAGTGGGGTTCGCCCCACTCGATGACACCGGCACCCAGCTGCTGTTCCGGTTCGTCGCGGCCGCCTACGAGCGGCGCGCCTTGGGGATCGGCTCGCACTGGCCCTTCGACCAGTGGGGCCGCTTCCTGCCCGAACACACCACTGCTGTCAGCCTGCTTGATCGGCTGCTGCACCACAGCATCGTCGTGGTCACCGAGGGTGAGTCGTTTCGCATGCGGCAGGCCCGCAGCCGGGGCCCAGAACGCCTCCCCAAGAAGTAG
- the istA gene encoding IS21 family transposase, with protein MKSAGEVMDIIAAYREVGTYRGAAEMCGTTHKTVKRIINKALAGDKAPSRKRREHNFDEVTDLVVEKVKATAGKISAKRLLPLAQAAGYAGSARNFRRLVAEVKKNWRREHPRGRRPAVWTPGEMLVIDWGDAGRGLHVFCAVLAWSRVRFVRFADNERAETTLAFLAECFEELRGVPKVVLADRMGCLKGGVVANKVIPTADYVRFATHYAFRPDWCEAADPESKGIVENLVGYAKRDLVVPQAPFDDLTMANLAARRWCAEVNSVVHSEICAVPAERLVSERQVLTALPSLRPTIGKPPATRKVDRLSCVRFGSARYSVPTRLIGTRVAVVETAGRLLITDLATGQIVADHAPVPPGEASVIDEHYGGPRPTPRRAARARTETEKAFLALGPIAETFLTGSAASGNTRLAADLVELAALQAAHGQAALLTALERAIAFRRWRADDVRAILAAGAGTAQVRPPGDALVLELPHVPTRSLADYTLDKLDRIGDAS; from the coding sequence ATGAAGTCTGCGGGGGAAGTCATGGACATCATCGCCGCCTACCGGGAGGTAGGCACCTATCGCGGAGCCGCCGAGATGTGCGGCACCACGCACAAGACCGTCAAACGCATCATCAACAAGGCGCTGGCCGGGGACAAGGCGCCGAGCCGTAAGCGGCGCGAGCACAACTTCGACGAGGTCACCGATCTGGTCGTCGAGAAGGTGAAGGCCACCGCGGGGAAGATCTCGGCCAAGCGGCTGCTGCCACTGGCGCAAGCCGCGGGATATGCCGGGTCGGCGCGCAACTTCCGCCGCCTGGTGGCCGAGGTGAAGAAGAACTGGCGGCGCGAGCACCCGCGCGGCCGGCGGCCGGCAGTCTGGACACCGGGCGAGATGCTGGTCATCGATTGGGGAGATGCCGGGCGCGGGCTGCACGTGTTCTGCGCGGTGCTGGCCTGGTCACGGGTGCGGTTCGTCCGCTTCGCCGACAACGAGCGCGCCGAGACCACGCTCGCCTTCCTGGCCGAGTGCTTTGAGGAACTCCGTGGCGTGCCCAAGGTGGTGCTCGCCGATCGGATGGGCTGCCTGAAAGGCGGCGTGGTGGCCAACAAGGTCATCCCGACCGCCGACTACGTGCGCTTCGCCACGCACTACGCCTTCCGGCCGGACTGGTGCGAGGCCGCCGACCCGGAATCGAAGGGCATCGTGGAGAACCTGGTCGGCTATGCCAAGCGGGACCTGGTCGTGCCGCAGGCGCCGTTCGATGACCTGACGATGGCCAACCTCGCGGCCCGCCGATGGTGCGCCGAGGTCAACTCCGTGGTGCATTCGGAGATCTGCGCGGTTCCGGCCGAACGGCTGGTCAGCGAGCGGCAGGTGTTGACCGCGCTGCCCTCACTGCGTCCGACGATCGGCAAGCCGCCGGCGACGCGCAAGGTCGACCGGCTGTCGTGCGTGCGGTTCGGCTCGGCCCGCTACTCGGTGCCCACCCGGCTGATCGGCACGCGGGTCGCCGTGGTGGAGACGGCCGGACGGCTGCTGATCACGGACCTGGCCACCGGACAGATCGTCGCCGATCACGCCCCGGTCCCGCCCGGCGAGGCGTCGGTCATCGATGAGCATTACGGCGGCCCTCGGCCCACGCCGCGCCGGGCCGCCCGCGCCCGCACCGAGACCGAGAAGGCGTTCCTGGCACTCGGCCCGATCGCCGAGACGTTCTTGACCGGCTCAGCCGCCTCCGGCAACACCCGCCTGGCCGCTGATCTGGTCGAGCTGGCCGCGCTGCAAGCGGCTCACGGCCAGGCGGCGCTGCTGACCGCGCTGGAGCGGGCTATCGCCTTTCGCCGCTGGCGCGCCGATGACGTGCGCGCCATCCTGGCCGCCGGAGCCGGCACGGCGCAGGTCCGCCCGCCTGGAGACGCCCTGGTCCTGGAGTTGCCGCACGTCCCGACCCGCTCCCTGGCGGACTACACCCTGGACAAGCTCGACCGGATCGGAGACGCCTCATGA
- a CDS encoding phosphoribosyltransferase-like protein — protein MAIRSDSPMQLSETSEGLKWVGNFHPQDQPAAALLINSIRYVPASTIRAGLMELLDTGFREGVVQSPALILPLRSGRELGVARERDAVAFVNAFPGAQLPIAPGSEAFCANVIREFVRANDAEYELLRPDASIDELRQRRCRSIVLLSDYAGSGRQAASASALLTRNASLRSWRSFRWLRIHVLLYAASPTGSRALERQPSIDRLSVMTVADDFGSVGWTQEQRAEIERVCRTYAAGKYKREALGWQQSGGLLVMEHTVPNNLPAVLWQTRGNSRRATTEWFPLFPDRTLPGTLQRYFSQKPSPQQTAKVALHTTPDASAISPVSRQIVLMLQAIRLGVRSREQLASRVAMPLPGVDRLLDQMRTWTLVDDGFRLTDAGRNALRLSYTDEMPSFELIGDDSVYYPQRLRRAREI, from the coding sequence GTGGCAATTCGATCGGATTCACCGATGCAGTTGAGTGAGACTTCCGAAGGCCTCAAGTGGGTTGGCAACTTCCATCCACAAGACCAACCAGCGGCTGCCTTGTTGATCAACAGTATCCGCTATGTTCCTGCCTCCACAATTCGAGCAGGCCTGATGGAGCTGCTGGACACAGGCTTCCGTGAAGGCGTAGTCCAAAGCCCTGCACTGATCCTTCCCCTGAGATCAGGGCGGGAACTCGGGGTGGCTAGAGAGCGAGATGCCGTGGCGTTCGTCAACGCCTTCCCAGGAGCACAACTGCCGATCGCGCCAGGCAGCGAAGCATTCTGCGCTAACGTCATCCGAGAGTTCGTCCGCGCAAATGATGCCGAGTATGAACTTCTTCGGCCTGATGCCAGCATCGACGAGCTACGTCAGAGAAGATGCCGATCCATCGTCTTGCTGAGCGACTACGCTGGGAGTGGCAGGCAGGCCGCAAGTGCATCCGCCCTACTCACCAGGAACGCATCGCTTCGTAGTTGGAGATCATTCCGCTGGCTGCGGATCCACGTTCTGCTGTACGCGGCTTCACCCACAGGGAGCCGTGCCCTGGAGCGCCAACCGAGCATCGACCGTTTGTCTGTCATGACCGTGGCGGACGATTTCGGCAGCGTGGGGTGGACGCAGGAACAGCGTGCTGAGATTGAACGAGTTTGCCGTACCTACGCAGCCGGCAAGTACAAACGGGAAGCCCTCGGCTGGCAACAGAGCGGCGGTCTTCTCGTAATGGAACATACCGTCCCGAACAACCTCCCCGCGGTGCTCTGGCAAACGCGAGGAAACTCTCGCAGGGCCACCACCGAATGGTTTCCGCTGTTCCCTGATCGGACTCTGCCGGGAACACTCCAGCGATACTTCAGCCAGAAGCCCTCACCACAGCAAACGGCTAAGGTGGCGCTGCACACCACTCCAGACGCATCCGCTATCAGTCCCGTCAGTCGCCAGATCGTGCTCATGCTCCAGGCCATCCGGCTGGGTGTCCGCAGCAGGGAGCAACTGGCTAGCCGCGTCGCCATGCCCCTGCCCGGCGTGGACCGGCTGCTCGACCAGATGCGGACTTGGACGCTGGTCGATGATGGTTTTCGACTCACCGACGCAGGTAGGAACGCCCTTCGACTGTCGTACACGGACGAGATGCCTTCATTCGAGTTGATCGGCGACGATAGCGTCTATTACCCTCAACGACTGAGGAGAGCCCGTGAGATCTAG
- a CDS encoding reverse transcriptase family protein codes for MEVQRWILRNILGRVPAGPFSFAYEHNKSITMCARRHLGCKWLIKVDLHDFFSSIDEVAVYAIFHGLGYQALPSLELARICTRQGVGASHKRHFPSASRVDRYQRIPAYLSRALGFLPQGSPTSGALANLVMKSLDEHIAALSHPFGFVYTRYADDLVFSSADRFDRKIAIGLIHRVTDLLRTHEFIVHRAKTRVVPPGAKKIVLGLQVDGDRVRLPPDARRRITENIRGVERFGLTDHVAHRHYSSVVGFVERMRGLLAFSYDVDKEWTAPVWIRWGEALERAGYWERTAW; via the coding sequence ATGGAGGTCCAGAGATGGATTCTGCGGAATATCCTCGGTCGAGTTCCGGCAGGCCCGTTCAGTTTCGCGTACGAGCACAACAAGTCGATTACCATGTGTGCGCGTCGGCATCTGGGTTGCAAATGGTTAATAAAAGTCGACCTTCATGACTTCTTCTCCAGCATTGACGAAGTAGCCGTGTACGCTATATTTCACGGGTTAGGTTACCAGGCACTACCTTCCCTTGAGCTCGCGAGAATCTGCACCCGGCAAGGCGTCGGCGCCAGCCACAAGCGCCACTTCCCATCCGCATCAAGAGTGGACAGGTACCAAAGGATCCCCGCGTATTTGAGTCGTGCTCTGGGCTTTCTCCCTCAGGGTTCGCCCACCAGCGGCGCACTGGCGAACCTTGTCATGAAGTCATTGGACGAGCACATCGCCGCGCTTAGCCACCCCTTCGGGTTCGTGTATACCCGCTATGCGGACGATCTCGTTTTCTCTTCCGCCGATCGATTCGATCGAAAGATAGCCATTGGCTTGATTCATCGGGTAACTGATCTCTTGCGCACGCATGAGTTCATCGTCCATCGTGCGAAAACCCGAGTGGTTCCCCCAGGTGCGAAGAAGATCGTGCTCGGCCTGCAAGTTGATGGGGACCGCGTGCGTCTTCCACCCGATGCTCGCCGTCGCATTACCGAGAACATTCGAGGAGTCGAGCGGTTCGGGCTGACCGATCACGTAGCGCATCGCCACTACTCGTCGGTAGTGGGCTTCGTCGAGCGTATGCGTGGTCTCCTCGCATTCTCCTATGACGTTGACAAAGAATGGACCGCACCTGTCTGGATACGATGGGGGGAGGCTCTGGAACGCGCAGGCTATTGGGAGCGCACAGCCTGGTAG